In a genomic window of Cytobacillus sp. FSL H8-0458:
- the ytxC gene encoding putative sporulation protein YtxC: MIEIIFQSSSDARNFYEHLSEQLQSFCQCDNNILHFEDQHIVRVSAENSGNVLNTVKTAFFQFIVNQKQDDWFKRILMEHYYYEDEGEQQQILEIIHSILEGNREDLAAFVSGLDVKESLKSAIDQLFQENIFFSFDSFVKFRMRPLMNEMTKYVEVSIDEYKMEQEYQMFIHTLRDFLSGKQPKMNTIHVLMDEGVYFYDEQMCEIKRGELLRMIDRKLLSNHPVYVDSVTIAPLLSIAPSAIYLYSDDFDQPLVRTIRNIFEERLQLSSLAAFYNYQNAHSYADDEKCKRYP, translated from the coding sequence TTGATCGAAATCATTTTCCAGAGCAGCTCAGATGCGAGGAATTTCTATGAGCATCTTTCTGAACAGCTGCAGTCTTTTTGTCAATGTGATAATAATATTCTTCATTTTGAAGATCAACATATAGTCAGAGTTTCTGCTGAAAATAGCGGCAATGTCCTGAATACTGTTAAAACAGCATTTTTTCAATTTATCGTGAACCAGAAGCAGGATGATTGGTTTAAACGGATACTGATGGAGCATTATTATTATGAGGACGAAGGCGAGCAGCAGCAGATCCTTGAAATTATTCACTCTATCCTGGAAGGAAACCGTGAGGATCTTGCTGCGTTTGTCAGTGGCCTGGATGTAAAGGAAAGCTTAAAAAGCGCAATTGATCAGTTGTTTCAAGAAAACATTTTCTTTTCTTTTGATTCATTCGTGAAATTCCGGATGCGCCCGCTTATGAATGAAATGACCAAGTATGTTGAAGTCTCCATCGATGAGTACAAAATGGAACAGGAATATCAGATGTTCATTCATACATTGAGAGATTTCCTTTCAGGCAAGCAGCCAAAAATGAATACGATCCATGTCCTCATGGATGAAGGTGTTTATTTTTATGATGAGCAAATGTGTGAAATTAAACGCGGAGAGCTCTTAAGAATGATTGACCGCAAGCTATTATCCAATCATCCTGTATATGTGGATTCTGTTACGATTGCGCCGCTGCTCTCAATAGCGCCTTCAGCTATTTATCTCTATTCAGATGATTTTGACCAGCCGCTGGTCAGAACAATCCGCAATATTTTTGAAGAAAGGCTTCAATTAAGCTCTCTTGCAGCTTTTTATAATTATCAAAACGCCCATTCTTATGCTGATGATGAAAAATGTAAAAGATACCCTTGA
- the thrS gene encoding threonine--tRNA ligase, with the protein MSEVVKVSFPDGAVKEFSKGTTTEDIAASISPGLKKKAIAGKLDGEMYDLRRPIEKDGAIEIVTPDSSDALEVLRHSTAHLMAQAIKRIYKNVKLGVGPVIEGGFYYDIDLEESLSPEDLPVIEKEMKKIINENLDIVRKEVSRNEAVEMYKEIDDEYKLELIKAIPEDETVTIYEQGEFFDLCRGVHVPSTGKLKEFKLLSIAGAYWRGDSDNKMLQRIYGTAFFKKEDLAEHLRLLEEAKERDHRKIGKELNLFMNSQKVGQGLPMWLPKGATIRRNIERYIVDKEERLGYDHVYTPIMGSVDLYKTSGHWDHYQEDMFPVMEMDNEQLVLRPMNCPHHMMIYKNGIHSYRELPIRIAELGTMHRYEMSGALSGLQRVRGMTLNDAHIFVRPDQIKEEFKRVVHLILEVYKDFDINDYSFRLSYRDPQDTEKYFDDDEMWEKAQAMLKEAMDEIGLDYFEAEGEAAFYGPKLDVQVKTALGKDETLSTVQLDFLLPERFDLTYVGEDGKPHRPVVIHRGVVSTMERFVAFLIEEYKGAFPTWLAPVQVQVIPVSPDIHFDYAKKVQEQLQAEGFRVELDDRNEKIGYKIREAQMQKTPYMLVVGDNEVAEKAVNVRKYGEQKSETVSFEDFISALKAEVKR; encoded by the coding sequence ATGTCAGAAGTTGTTAAAGTTTCGTTTCCAGATGGAGCTGTAAAGGAGTTTTCAAAGGGAACGACAACAGAAGATATTGCAGCTTCGATCAGCCCGGGCCTTAAGAAAAAGGCAATTGCCGGCAAGCTGGATGGAGAAATGTATGATCTTCGCCGTCCAATCGAAAAGGATGGAGCTATTGAAATTGTAACACCGGACTCAAGCGATGCCCTGGAGGTTCTTCGCCACAGCACTGCCCATTTGATGGCTCAGGCGATCAAGCGTATATATAAAAATGTAAAGCTTGGGGTAGGACCAGTCATTGAAGGCGGATTTTATTATGATATCGACTTGGAAGAGTCGCTCTCACCAGAAGATCTTCCAGTGATTGAAAAAGAAATGAAAAAGATTATTAATGAAAACCTTGATATTGTCCGCAAAGAGGTCAGCCGCAATGAAGCGGTTGAGATGTACAAGGAAATAGATGACGAATATAAGCTTGAATTGATCAAGGCTATTCCTGAAGATGAAACAGTGACAATCTATGAGCAGGGAGAATTTTTTGACCTCTGCCGCGGTGTTCATGTTCCTTCTACAGGCAAATTGAAAGAGTTCAAACTATTAAGCATTGCCGGAGCGTATTGGAGAGGCGACAGTGACAATAAGATGCTTCAGCGGATCTATGGAACAGCTTTCTTCAAGAAAGAAGACCTGGCTGAGCATTTGCGTCTCCTTGAGGAAGCAAAAGAGCGTGACCACCGTAAAATCGGCAAAGAGCTTAACCTGTTCATGAATTCGCAAAAGGTAGGCCAGGGCCTGCCAATGTGGCTTCCAAAAGGGGCGACCATCCGCCGCAATATCGAGCGCTATATCGTGGATAAGGAAGAAAGATTGGGCTATGACCATGTATATACTCCAATTATGGGAAGCGTGGATCTTTATAAAACATCAGGCCACTGGGATCATTATCAGGAAGACATGTTCCCTGTAATGGAGATGGATAACGAACAGCTTGTTCTTCGTCCAATGAACTGCCCGCATCATATGATGATCTATAAGAATGGCATCCACAGCTACCGCGAACTGCCAATCCGTATTGCAGAGCTTGGAACAATGCACCGCTATGAAATGTCAGGAGCCTTATCCGGCCTTCAGCGTGTACGAGGCATGACTTTGAATGATGCACATATCTTTGTAAGACCTGACCAGATCAAGGAAGAGTTTAAGCGCGTAGTACATCTGATCCTTGAAGTATATAAAGACTTCGATATCAATGACTACTCATTCCGTCTTTCCTACAGAGATCCGCAGGATACTGAGAAGTACTTTGATGACGATGAAATGTGGGAAAAAGCACAGGCAATGCTTAAAGAAGCAATGGATGAAATCGGCCTCGATTATTTTGAGGCAGAAGGCGAAGCAGCTTTCTACGGTCCTAAATTGGATGTGCAAGTTAAAACTGCGCTTGGCAAGGATGAGACATTATCTACTGTCCAGCTGGACTTCCTGCTTCCTGAACGTTTTGACCTGACTTATGTAGGGGAAGATGGAAAGCCTCATCGCCCGGTCGTTATCCACCGCGGTGTTGTTTCCACTATGGAGCGTTTTGTAGCATTTCTGATTGAAGAATATAAGGGAGCGTTCCCAACTTGGCTTGCCCCAGTTCAAGTCCAGGTCATTCCGGTTTCTCCTGATATTCACTTTGATTATGCGAAAAAAGTCCAGGAGCAGCTTCAGGCAGAGGGCTTCCGCGTTGAGCTGGATGACCGCAATGAAAAGATCGGGTATAAGATCCGTGAAGCACAAATGCAAAAAACTCCATACATGCTTGTTGTTGGAGACAATGAAGTAGCTGAAAAAGCTGTCAATGTCCGCAAGTATGGAGAGCAAAAATCAGAAACTGTTTCATTTGAGGACTTCATCTCAGCACTAAAAGCTGAAGTTAAACGATAA
- the infC gene encoding translation initiation factor IF-3 translates to MLLNEGIRAREVRLIDQNGEQLGIKSKFDALEIASRANLDLVLVAPSAKPPVARIMDYGKFKFEQQKKDKEARKNQKIISIKEVRLSPTIEEHDFNTKLRNAIKFLEKGDKVKASIRFKGRAITHKEIGQRVLIRFAQACNEVATVESHPKMDGRSMFMVLAPKNDK, encoded by the coding sequence ATGTTGTTAAACGAGGGCATTCGCGCCCGCGAAGTCCGTCTTATTGACCAAAACGGCGAGCAGTTAGGTATTAAATCAAAATTCGACGCACTTGAAATTGCTTCTCGTGCCAATCTTGATCTTGTTCTGGTTGCACCGAGTGCGAAGCCTCCGGTAGCCCGTATCATGGACTACGGAAAGTTCAAATTCGAGCAGCAGAAGAAAGACAAAGAAGCTCGCAAAAACCAGAAGATTATCAGTATTAAAGAAGTTCGTCTTAGCCCGACTATTGAAGAGCATGACTTTAATACTAAACTTCGCAATGCTATTAAATTCCTTGAAAAAGGCGATAAAGTAAAAGCATCGATCCGATTCAAAGGACGTGCCATTACGCATAAGGAAATTGGCCAGCGTGTACTAATTCGATTCGCACAAGCATGCAATGAAGTTGCAACAGTGGAATCACATCCAAAAATGGATGGCCGAAGCATGTTTATGGTCTTAGCACCGAAAAACGACAAGTAA
- the rpmI gene encoding 50S ribosomal protein L35 has translation MPKMKTHRGAAKRFKRTGSGKLKRSHAYRSHMFANKSQKQKRKLRKGTLVSSGDYKRIRNLLVNLK, from the coding sequence ATGCCAAAAATGAAAACTCACCGCGGCGCTGCTAAGCGTTTCAAAAGAACAGGTTCTGGTAAACTGAAGCGTTCTCACGCTTACAGAAGCCATATGTTCGCGAACAAATCTCAAAAGCAAAAGCGTAAGCTTCGCAAAGGAACTCTTGTTTCTTCAGGCGATTACAAGCGCATCCGTAACTTATTAGTAAATCTTAAGTAA
- the rplT gene encoding 50S ribosomal protein L20, whose translation MPRVKGGTVTRKRRKKVIKLAKGYFGSKHTLYKVANQQVMKSLMYAYRDRRQKKRDFRKLWVTRINAAARMNGLSYSRLMHGLKLAGIEVNRKMLAELAIADEKAFAELASVAKQQLNK comes from the coding sequence ATGCCACGTGTAAAAGGCGGTACAGTTACTCGCAAACGTCGTAAAAAAGTCATCAAATTAGCTAAAGGTTATTTCGGTTCAAAACATACATTATACAAAGTTGCTAACCAGCAGGTTATGAAATCCCTAATGTATGCTTACCGCGACCGTCGCCAGAAAAAGCGCGACTTCCGCAAACTTTGGGTTACTCGCATTAACGCAGCAGCTCGCATGAACGGTCTTTCTTACAGCCGTTTAATGCACGGTTTAAAGCTTGCTGGCATCGAAGTTAACCGCAAAATGCTTGCTGAATTAGCAATCGCTGACGAAAAAGCATTTGCTGAATTAGCATCAGTTGCAAAACAGCAGCTTAACAAGTAA
- a CDS encoding DUF1294 domain-containing protein: MIKTIALIYLIMNVVGFCLMKLDKEKAKRNEFRISEKNLWITAFLSGAAGMTLGMKTFRHKTKHVQFKWGLPFLALLEAVLLVYLVIQLS, from the coding sequence ATGATTAAAACAATTGCTCTTATCTATCTGATCATGAATGTGGTTGGTTTCTGCCTGATGAAGCTTGATAAAGAAAAAGCAAAACGGAATGAGTTCCGTATAAGCGAGAAGAACCTCTGGATCACAGCCTTTTTGAGCGGGGCAGCGGGAATGACTCTTGGTATGAAGACCTTCAGGCATAAAACGAAGCATGTTCAGTTTAAATGGGGACTGCCTTTCTTGGCATTGCTTGAAGCGGTCTTGCTTGTGTACCTGGTTATTCAATTGTCATAA
- a CDS encoding TVP38/TMEM64 family protein produces the protein MNDQLTLLFAMTETAGILAPIAFIFFHIIRQFLFIPVPLVCITGGVLFGSFFGSVFSLAGLMISSILFYFLITKMPGTHEKLSLLKKRWFGEYRNLTVGQVAVLRLIPFIHYHLLSFCLMERNKGFNQYLKNSWITNLPLAVFYTVFGEFISRFTPSMIVLILLSLSVLVFVLREKVTVIKWKEFFKTA, from the coding sequence ATGAATGATCAATTGACTTTATTGTTTGCTATGACAGAGACTGCTGGAATTCTAGCTCCCATTGCTTTTATCTTTTTTCATATTATCCGGCAGTTTCTATTTATTCCGGTACCGCTTGTCTGCATAACAGGGGGAGTTCTTTTTGGCAGCTTTTTTGGCTCTGTTTTCTCTCTTGCAGGGTTAATGATCAGCAGCATTCTTTTTTATTTTCTAATCACAAAAATGCCGGGGACACATGAAAAGCTTTCTTTGTTAAAGAAGCGGTGGTTCGGGGAGTATCGGAATTTAACTGTCGGCCAGGTTGCAGTTTTAAGGCTTATCCCTTTTATTCATTATCATTTGTTGAGCTTTTGTCTGATGGAAAGAAATAAAGGATTTAATCAGTATCTGAAAAATTCATGGATTACCAATTTGCCGCTGGCTGTTTTTTATACCGTTTTCGGAGAGTTCATCAGCAGATTTACTCCTTCAATGATTGTCCTGATTTTGCTGTCACTTTCTGTTTTAGTATTTGTACTGAGGGAAAAGGTGACAGTTATTAAATGGAAGGAATTCTTCAAAACAGCATAA
- a CDS encoding sigma-w pathway protein ysdB, with protein MWLLRMLLFALILFLIYTAVKYLLNSKRKLELAHEQKRYYFWDDQENVRKNFLITYKGVLFEGEKYLGTTDNAFDVVSIFIWPHNASALKGMVREDFLFIERKITEAYPTAKIDWKSPVKEFMHKTASPGEEIKDHL; from the coding sequence ATGTGGCTCCTGCGTATGCTATTGTTTGCTCTGATTCTATTTCTTATATACACCGCGGTAAAATATCTTCTCAATTCCAAGAGAAAGCTAGAGCTTGCCCACGAACAGAAACGATATTATTTTTGGGATGACCAGGAAAATGTCAGGAAGAACTTCCTGATTACGTATAAAGGGGTTTTATTTGAAGGCGAAAAGTATTTGGGTACCACTGATAATGCTTTTGATGTGGTCTCCATTTTCATCTGGCCGCACAATGCATCGGCCCTTAAAGGGATGGTAAGGGAGGATTTTCTTTTTATTGAAAGGAAGATAACCGAGGCCTATCCTACTGCAAAAATTGACTGGAAAAGCCCTGTGAAGGAGTTCATGCATAAAACAGCTTCTCCAGGCGAGGAAATTAAAGATCATCTTTAA
- a CDS encoding dUTP diphosphatase: MNYQQLFQMQKGLDSHIESNHGLEEEDLFERKILALLVELGELANETRCFKFWSLKPSSPQETVLEEFVDGIHFILSLGIECGFDGEKDFAAMLEKAASVNGQFLSVYEAIGKFRTSRTLMDYKELIAAYLHLGEMLGFNSSHIEKAYIDKNEVNYKRQAEGY, encoded by the coding sequence ATGAATTATCAGCAATTATTCCAAATGCAAAAAGGGCTGGACAGCCATATAGAATCAAACCATGGTTTAGAGGAAGAAGATTTATTTGAGCGTAAGATACTCGCGCTGCTTGTCGAATTGGGAGAGCTTGCTAATGAGACAAGATGCTTTAAGTTCTGGAGCCTTAAGCCTTCCTCCCCTCAGGAAACAGTATTGGAAGAGTTTGTAGACGGTATACATTTTATTTTATCGCTTGGAATTGAATGCGGATTTGACGGGGAAAAGGACTTTGCTGCTATGTTGGAAAAGGCGGCTTCAGTGAATGGCCAGTTCTTGTCTGTTTATGAAGCTATCGGAAAGTTTCGGACCAGCCGTACTTTAATGGATTATAAAGAGCTTATTGCAGCCTACTTACATCTTGGGGAAATGCTTGGATTTAACTCTTCGCATATAGAAAAAGCATATATAGACAAAAATGAAGTAAATTATAAAAGGCAGGCCGAAGGATACTAA
- a CDS encoding M42 family metallopeptidase: MAKLDETLTMLKDLTDAKGIPGNEREPRDVMKKYITAYADEVTTDGLGSLIAKKNGKEGGPKIMVAGHLDEVGFMVTNIDDKGFIRFQTVGGWWSQVMLAQRVTIVTSKGDVTGVIGSKPPHILSPDARKKPVEIKDMFIDIGASSREEAKEWGVKPGDMVVPYFEFTVMNNEKMLLAKAWDNRIGCAIAIDVLKELKDAEHPNEVYGVGTVQEEVGLRGARTSAQKIEPDIAFGVDVGIAGDTPGISEKEAMSKMGKGPQIILYDASMVSHKGLRDLVTDTADELNIPYQFDAIAGGGTDSGAIHVTHNGVPSLSITIATRYIHSHAAMLHRDDYENAVKLIAEVIKKLDRETVDKITFE; this comes from the coding sequence ATGGCTAAATTAGATGAAACGTTAACGATGCTTAAAGACTTAACAGATGCGAAAGGAATACCGGGAAATGAGCGTGAACCTCGCGATGTTATGAAAAAATACATAACAGCATATGCTGATGAAGTGACAACAGATGGACTGGGGAGCCTCATTGCTAAAAAAAACGGCAAAGAAGGCGGCCCGAAGATCATGGTAGCCGGCCACTTGGATGAAGTAGGATTTATGGTAACAAACATTGATGATAAAGGTTTCATCCGCTTCCAGACAGTTGGCGGCTGGTGGTCGCAGGTTATGCTGGCACAGCGCGTGACGATTGTAACGTCCAAAGGAGATGTTACCGGGGTAATTGGTTCAAAACCGCCGCATATCTTATCACCGGATGCGCGCAAAAAGCCTGTTGAGATTAAAGACATGTTCATTGATATTGGTGCCTCAAGTCGTGAAGAAGCAAAAGAATGGGGAGTAAAACCTGGTGACATGGTGGTTCCATATTTCGAATTCACGGTTATGAATAATGAAAAGATGCTTTTGGCGAAAGCCTGGGATAACCGCATTGGCTGTGCAATTGCCATAGATGTGCTAAAAGAATTAAAAGATGCTGAACATCCAAATGAAGTTTATGGTGTAGGAACGGTACAGGAAGAGGTTGGTCTTCGCGGAGCCCGAACATCTGCGCAAAAAATCGAGCCGGATATCGCATTTGGCGTAGATGTTGGAATCGCAGGCGATACACCGGGGATTTCTGAAAAAGAGGCCATGAGCAAAATGGGCAAAGGGCCGCAAATCATCCTTTATGATGCATCAATGGTCTCTCACAAAGGCCTGCGTGACCTTGTAACAGACACTGCAGATGAACTGAATATCCCTTATCAATTTGATGCCATCGCTGGCGGAGGAACAGATTCAGGAGCCATTCATGTTACACATAATGGAGTACCATCCCTTTCAATCACCATTGCAACACGGTATATCCATTCCCATGCAGCAATGCTTCACCGCGATGACTATGAAAATGCAGTTAAGCTGATTGCTGAAGTGATTAAGAAGCTTGACAGGGAAACAGTTGATAAGATTACATTTGAATAA
- the sspI gene encoding small acid-soluble spore protein SspI — MNLNLRNAILHNVSGNSQDELKDTIVDAIQNGEEKMLPGLGVLFEVIWKNSSEEDKLEMLQTLESSLK; from the coding sequence GTGAATTTAAACCTGCGCAATGCCATTTTACACAATGTATCAGGCAACTCTCAAGATGAACTGAAAGATACAATCGTGGATGCCATTCAAAATGGGGAAGAAAAAATGCTGCCTGGCTTAGGTGTATTATTTGAGGTAATCTGGAAAAACTCCTCTGAAGAAGACAAGCTGGAAATGCTTCAAACTTTGGAGAGCAGTCTTAAATAA
- a CDS encoding TrmH family RNA methyltransferase: MKHIQSAKNPKVKEWKKLLARKERDKTETFLVEGFHLVEEALKANQIAEIIINENKNMPPGLDYGDIPVTMVTDEIIGLLADTETPQGIFAVCSQEPSTEEVKGKRFLLVDAVQDPGNLGTMIRTADAAGIDAVIVGEGSVDAYNPKVLRSAQGSHFHLPVLRGNLSDWIVRLKESNVPVYGTALENAREYTQFESSDSFALLVGNEGNGVNKELLANTAANLYIPIFGKSESLNVAVAAGILLYHLRK, translated from the coding sequence TTGAAGCATATACAATCTGCAAAAAACCCAAAAGTTAAAGAATGGAAAAAACTTCTGGCCAGAAAAGAGCGTGACAAAACAGAAACCTTTTTAGTTGAAGGTTTTCATCTGGTGGAAGAAGCACTTAAAGCCAATCAAATAGCAGAAATAATCATTAATGAAAATAAAAATATGCCTCCCGGCTTGGATTATGGCGACATCCCTGTAACAATGGTTACAGATGAAATCATCGGGCTGCTGGCGGATACCGAAACACCACAGGGAATTTTTGCTGTCTGCAGCCAAGAACCATCCACCGAGGAAGTGAAAGGAAAACGGTTTTTATTAGTTGATGCCGTCCAGGATCCTGGCAATCTGGGTACGATGATCAGGACGGCAGATGCTGCTGGCATCGATGCCGTTATTGTGGGTGAAGGCAGCGTTGACGCATATAACCCGAAGGTGCTTAGATCTGCACAGGGCAGCCACTTTCATTTGCCGGTTTTAAGAGGAAACCTTTCTGACTGGATCGTAAGACTGAAAGAAAGTAATGTACCTGTCTATGGAACAGCTTTGGAAAATGCCCGGGAATACACACAATTTGAGTCCTCTGATTCCTTCGCACTGCTCGTTGGAAATGAAGGGAACGGGGTGAATAAAGAACTCCTGGCTAATACAGCAGCAAATCTTTATATACCGATTTTCGGGAAAAGCGAATCACTTAATGTGGCTGTGGCGGCCGGAATTCTTCTTTACCATCTAAGAAAATAG
- the pheS gene encoding phenylalanine--tRNA ligase subunit alpha: MQERLKELQTEALEKISTAADLKELNDIRVSYLGKKGPITEVLKGMGKLSAEERPKMGALANEVRDSIAAGIEEKQKHLEEAAVQEKLAAEKIDVTLPGRPVKSGNHHPLTRIIEEIEDLFIGMGYTVAEGPEVEKDYYNFEALNLPKGHPARDMQDSFYITEDILLRTHTSPVQARTMEKHEGKGPVKIICPGKVYRRDNDDATHSHQFMQIEGLVVDENIRMTDLKGTLEVFAKKMFGDDREIRLRPSFFPFTEPSVEMDISCKICGGKGCSVCKGTGWIEILGAGMVHPNVLEMAGFDSKKYTGFAFGMGPERIAMLKYGVDDIRHFYTNDVRFLKQFSIHE; encoded by the coding sequence ATGCAAGAGCGTTTAAAGGAACTGCAAACTGAAGCGTTAGAAAAGATCAGCACAGCAGCTGATTTGAAAGAGCTAAATGATATCCGTGTATCCTATTTAGGCAAAAAAGGCCCGATTACTGAAGTGCTTAAAGGAATGGGGAAATTGTCTGCGGAAGAGCGTCCAAAAATGGGAGCCCTTGCGAATGAAGTGCGGGACAGCATTGCTGCCGGAATTGAGGAAAAGCAAAAGCATCTGGAGGAAGCGGCTGTTCAGGAAAAACTGGCTGCCGAAAAAATTGATGTCACTCTTCCAGGAAGACCTGTTAAATCAGGAAATCACCATCCGCTGACGCGAATTATTGAAGAAATCGAAGATTTGTTCATTGGAATGGGTTATACAGTAGCTGAAGGCCCTGAAGTTGAAAAAGATTATTATAATTTTGAAGCATTGAATCTTCCTAAAGGCCATCCTGCCCGGGATATGCAGGATTCCTTCTATATTACAGAAGACATTCTCCTTCGAACCCATACTTCGCCGGTACAGGCAAGAACAATGGAGAAGCATGAAGGCAAGGGACCAGTTAAAATCATCTGCCCGGGTAAAGTATATCGCCGTGATAATGACGACGCTACACACTCCCACCAGTTCATGCAAATAGAGGGACTTGTTGTAGATGAAAATATCCGCATGACTGATTTAAAAGGAACATTGGAGGTCTTTGCAAAGAAAATGTTCGGTGATGACAGGGAAATCCGTCTTCGCCCAAGTTTCTTCCCGTTTACAGAGCCATCTGTGGAAATGGATATTTCCTGTAAAATTTGCGGCGGAAAAGGCTGCAGCGTATGTAAAGGCACTGGCTGGATTGAAATTCTTGGTGCAGGAATGGTTCATCCAAATGTTCTTGAGATGGCAGGCTTCGATTCTAAGAAATACACAGGCTTTGCATTCGGAATGGGTCCTGAGCGAATTGCCATGCTGAAGTATGGAGTAGATGATATTCGTCACTTCTACACAAATGATGTGCGTTTCTTGAAGCAATTTTCAATTCATGAATAA